The Hymenobacter sp. GOD-10R genome includes a window with the following:
- the gldC gene encoding gliding motility protein GldC: MKKSEIRFSIALDDQKVPEAISWQATDAGPDIHFAKAINIALWDRDQSGTMKIDLWTKDMPVEDMKYFYVDTMGAMAESIITATNDEVMSKKIRALCKELMEHIEEESKKQS; the protein is encoded by the coding sequence ATGAAAAAATCCGAAATCCGCTTCAGCATAGCCCTCGACGATCAGAAAGTACCCGAGGCTATCAGCTGGCAGGCCACCGATGCGGGCCCCGATATTCACTTCGCCAAAGCCATCAACATTGCTCTATGGGACCGAGACCAGTCAGGTACCATGAAGATTGATCTCTGGACCAAGGACATGCCCGTGGAAGATATGAAGTACTTCTACGTAGACACCATGGGCGCTATGGCGGAAAGCATCATAACCGCTACCAACGACGAGGTGATGTCGAAAAAGATTCGGGCGCTCTGCAAGGAACTAATGGAGCACATCGAAGAAGAATCAAAGAAACAAAGCTAA